The Girardinichthys multiradiatus isolate DD_20200921_A chromosome Y, DD_fGirMul_XY1, whole genome shotgun sequence genome has a window encoding:
- the LOC124864271 gene encoding cytochrome P450 2K1-like — MEALKDFGSLFSSSTAVVGVVLLIILYLISLGSSSRETGKEPPGPKPLPLLGNLLQLDLQRPYKTLCQLSKKYGSVFTVYFGPKKVVVLAGYKTVKEALVSYADEFGDRDIAPIFHDLNKGHGILFTNGETWKELRRFALTTLRDFGMGKRVAEEKILEECGHLIQIFENHKGEPFNTSRPINYATSNIISSIVFGSRFEYDDPRFTNLVSRVNDSISLSGSAEIQLYNMFPRLVGWIKSRQGMLKNAMMTTRDVKDLIKKLRETLNPQICRGLVDCFLIRKQKEEDSCVKDTQFIEENLLYTVTNLFSAGTDTTAATLRWGLLLMAKYPQIQNQVQEEMARVVGSREVRVEDRKNLPYTNAVIHEIQRLGNIVPMAIPHKTSQDVTFQGYFIKEGTTVLPLLTSVLYDESEWESPHTFNPSHFLDMEGKFIKRDAFLPFSAGRRVCLGESLAKMELFLFFTSLMQRFQFTPPPGVSEDELDLTPAVGFTVPPSPHELCAVSRQ, encoded by the exons ATGGAGGCTTTGAAGGACTTTGGTTCTCTCTTCTCCAGTTCTACCGCTGTGGTGGGAGTAGTTCTCTTGATTATACTTTATTTGATTTCTCTTGGTTCTTCCTCCAGAGAAACAGGCAAAGAACCTCCAGGACCGAAGCCTCTGCCTCTGCTTGGAAACCTGCTGCAACTTGATCTCCAGAGACCTTACAAAACACTGTGTCAG CTTTCCAAAAAATATGGGTCTgtatttacagtttattttggaCCAAAAAAAGTGGTTGTCCTTGCTGGATACAAGACAGTCAAAGAGGCTCTGGTCAGCTATGCAGACGAGTTTGGAGACAGAGACATTGCACCTATATTTCATGATCTAAACAAAGGTCATG GAATTCTGTTTACAAATGGAGAAACATGGAAAGAGTTGCGTCGTTTTGCCCTCACCACCCTCAGAGACTTTGGGATGGGGAAGAGAGTTGCCGAGGAGAAGATTTTGGAGGAGTGTGGACACCTTATTCAAATCTTTGAGAATCATAAAG GGGAACCATTTAACACATCACGTCCAATAAATTATGCAACATCCAACATCATCTCTTCCATCGTGTTTGGAAGCAGATTTGAATACGATGATCCTCGATTTACAAACCTGGTCAGTCGGGTCAATGACTCTATAAGCCTATCAGGCTCAGCAGAAATCCAG CTCTACAATATGTTTCCCCGGCTGGTCGGATGGATAAAAAGCCGTCAGGGGATGTTAAAAAATGCTATGATGACAACCAGAGATGTGAAGGATTTAATCAAGAAACTGAGAGAGACACTGAACCCTCAGATATGCCGTGGACTGGTGGACTGTTTTCTGATTCGGAAGCAAAAAGAAGAG GACTCTTGTGTGAAAGACACTCAGTTCATCGAGGAGAACCTGCTTTATACAGTGACCAACCTGTTTTCTGCTGGAACTGACACCACAGCTGCAACCTTGAGGTGGGGTTTGCTGCTCATGGCCAAGTATCCACAAATTCAGA aCCAGGTTCAGGAGGAGATGGCCAGGGTAGTTGGGAGCCGTGAAGTCCGAGTGGAAGACCGTAAAAACCTACCGTACACCAATGCTGTCATCCACGAGATACAGAGGCTGGGTAACATTGTCCCCATGGCCATCCCACACAAAACCAGTCAAGATGTCACCTTCCAGGGATACTTCATCAAAGAG GGAACGACAGTGCTTCCCCTGCTTACATCTGTTCTGTATGATGAGAGTGAATGGGAGAGCCCTCACACCTTCAACCCTTCTCATTTCTTGGATATGGAGGGCAAATTCATCAAGAGAGATGCCTTCCTGCCATTTTCTGCAG GTCGCAGGGTGTGTCTCGGGGAGAGTCTGGCTAAGATGGAGctcttcctcttcttcaccTCCCTCATGCAGCGTTTTCAGTTCACGCCTCCACCTGGAGTGTCTGAAGATGAGCTGGATCTGACTCCAGCTGTGGGCTTCACTGTCCCTCCTTCTCCTCATGAGCTTTGTGCTGTCAGTCGGCAGTGA